From the bacterium genome, the window TGCGGCGGCTGCTCACCTATCTTCATCCCTACCGCTGGCAGGTGGTGCTGGCCGTGGTCGTTCTCATCTTTGGGTCGCTGGCGGAGTTGCTCCTGCCCTGGCTGACCAGGGTGGCCATCGACCGCTACATCAGCACCAGGCAATTCCGCGGGCTGATCGGGCTGGCGGCGGTCTATTTCGCCGTGCTGCTGATGCAAATGACCTTCATCTTTTTCCAAACCTTTCTGACACAAAAGATCGGGCAGAAGGTGATGTATGACATGCGCAACCAGATCTTTTCTCATCTGCAGCGTCTGCCCCTCTCCTTCTTCGACAAGAATCCGGTCGGCCGCCTGGTCACCCGCGCGACCAATGATGTCGAAACCCTCAACAGCATGCTCTCCAGCGGCGTCGTGACTCTGTTCGGGGATCTCTTTGTCCTCTTTGGCATTATCATCGTGATGCTGGTCTTCAACTGGCAGTTGGCCTTGCTCTGCTTCACCGTCCTGCCCCTCATCTTCGCCGCCAGCGCCTGGTTCAGGATCAATGTGCGCGAATCCTTCCGCAAGGTGCGTCTGCGCATCGCCCGCATCAACAGCTATCTCCAGGAAAACATCATGGGGATGTCGATCGTGCAGATCTTCAACCGGGAGAAAAAGAACTACCGCCGTTTCGACGAGCTCAACCACGACTATCTGGAAGCCTATCTCGAGACCATCTATTACTATTCGGTCTTTTACCCCTTGGTCGAGATCATCAGCTCCCTGGCCCTGGCCATCATTCTCTGGTATGGCGGGATCCGGGTCATCAGCGGTACCTTGACCATCGGTGTGGTTGTGGCCTTTGTCCAGTATTCCCAGCGTTTTTTCCAGCCGATCCGCGATCTCTCGGAGAAATACAATCTGATGCAGTCGGCGATGGCCTCCAGCGAGCGGATTTTCAAACTCCTGGACGAGCCCGAGCAGACGCTGATACCTGATCACCCCGCGAAAATGCCGCCGCCTTGCGGCGAAATCGAGTTTCGCGGGGTCTCTTTCAGCTATAATCTGGATGAACCGGTTCTGAAACAGATCTCCTTCCGGATCGGCTGCGGCCAAAAGGTGGCGATCGTTGGCGCCACAGGCGCCGGCAAAACCACCCTCATCAACCTCATCGACCGGCTCTATGAGCCCAGTTCCGGGCAGATTCTCCTAAACGGCATCGATACAGGACTTTACCCCCTGGCCGAGTTGCGCCGCCGGGTGCGCATGGTACTTCAGGATGTCTTCATCTTCTCGGGAACGGTGGAATACAACATTCGTCTCGGTGATCAATCGATCCCGATGGATCGGGTGGTCCAGGCCGCAAAGGATGTGCATGCCCACGATTTCATCGAAAAACTGCCCAACGGCTACCAGACCGAATTGAGCGAGCGCGGCAGCAATCTTTCGGTCGGCCAGAAACAGCTGCTCTCCTTTGCCCGTGCCCTGGTCTTCGATCCGGAAGTCCTGATCATGGACGAGGCCACCTCCTCGGTCGACACCGAGACCGAACTGCTGCTGCGGGAAGCCACAACCCGGCTGATGGCTGGTCGCACCTCGGTCATCATTGCCCATCGCCTCTCTACCATCCAGAACGTCGACTGGATTCTGGTTCTCCACAAGGGCGAGTTGCGCGAGATGGGCACCCATGCCGAGCTACTCGCCAGAAAGGGGATCTACCATCGGCTCTACCAACTGCAATATCAGAATTAGGCACGCCCTCGCCGCCGCCCTCCTGCTGCTGGCCGCACCGGCTGGCGCCGGGGAACTTGGCCCGGTCTGGTATCCCCGAGTCACGCTGGCCCGGTCACCGCATCCCCGGCGGGCCATCGACTGGTCGCAAGAAAATCTCTATCTGATCCTGGTCGACCGCTTCTACAACGGCTGCCCGGCCAACGACTTCGGCCGCAATCCCGCCAGCTTTTGCCGCTTCGACAGCGCCCGCAACAACTTTTCGGCCTTGAAATATTACCAGGGAGGCGATCTCCAGGGGGTCATTGACAAGCTCGATTACCTCCAGGATCTTGGGGTCACCACCCTGTGGCTCTCGCCGCTGTTTGACAACAGCGACAGCGCCTTCGTCGGCTGGTGGCCCTACCACGGATATCACCCGATCGATTTCTTCAAGGTCGACGAGCACTTCGGCGACATAGCGACCCTGCGGCGTCTGATCACCCTAGCGCACCGGCGCGGCATGAAGGTGCTGCTGGACATGATCTTCAACCATGTCGCGCCGGACCACCCCTGGGTTGCCCGGAAAGAGCTGTGGGAAGGGGAGGGTTACCGGTACTGGTTCCATCCCCACAGCGGCACCGACGCCTCAACCAGCATCGTCAATTGGCAGGATCAACAGCAACTCGAGACGTGCGAACTCAACGGCTTGCCCGACCTGGCCCAGGAGAATCCCCATGTCTACGATTTCCTCCTGGATATGGCCAAGTTCTGGATTGTCGAAAGCGGCTGCGACGGATTCCGCCTCGATGCGGTCAAACATATCCCGAAATCCTTCTGGGAGCGGATCTGCCGGGATCTCCATGCTTTCGCGGGGCCGGATTTTCTCCTGCTGGGCGAAGTTTTTGCTGGCGAGACGCCGTATGTGGCCGGCTACCAGGAGCTGGGATTCAATGCCCTCTTTGACATCCCTCTTTACTACACCCTCAATCGCGTCTTCGCCCAGGGTGGCTCTTTCACGCTGCTCAGCCGTCAAACGGCCCTCAACCGCCAGTGGTACCACGACCTACTGCTCTCGCAGGTCCTCGATAACCACGATGTCGCCCGCTTCAGCTACTGGGCGGACGGTCATGCCCGCGAAAAGATGTCCGCCGCCCTGACCTATACCCTGGTCCAGCACGGCTTGCCGATGCTCTATTATGGTAATGAGGTCGCTCTCGAGGGAGCGGCCGCGACCAATGAGCAAACCGGAGCCGGGCAAGACTATCTCAATCGACTGCCGATGCCTTGGCCCCGCGTGACGGGTTCAGACCGCGCTCTGGTCCGTCACACCCGTCGCCTCCTCCATCTGCGTGCCAGACTGGCCGCTCTGCGCAGTGACTCGCTGGTGGAGATTTACCAGGACTATGGGGTATACGCCTTCGTCAAATACGAGCCCAAAGAGGCAATCCTGGTGGTGCTCTCCAACTCGTCCGCTCCCGAAGAGCGGCGTTTGCCCCTGCCGCCTGGCCTTTTTTCCGCGCAAACCCGCTTCGAGGATCAGCTCTCCCCGCTACGGATCAAACCCGACGCCGACGGCCTCTCCCTGCGCCTGAAGCCGTGGGCCAGCCATCTCTTCAGAATCAAAGGCTACTGGAACCGTCGTCTCCTCCGTACCCTGGACTGGGCGTGCCAATTCACCCCGCGCATCAGCAGCGACATGGCCTGGGTCACGTTCCGCTATCTGGGCGACGCGCGCAGTGTCTCCCTTGCGGGTGATTTCAACGGCTGGAGCGCCAGCGTGGACAGCCTGGCCCGCAGCAGTGAGGGTGGATGGCAGCTCCGCCTCCCGCTTAAAAAGGGCCGCTACCGCTACAAGCTGGTCATCGACAACAGCCGCTGGATCGCCGATCCTTCCGCCCCAGAGACGGAACTGGATCCCTATGGCGGGAAAAACTCCATTGTGATTGTGCCATAAAAAAAAAGCCGGATGCACTTTCCGGCTTTTTTTGTAACCTCCATGGCGGCGGCAGAGCGATCAACGCGTGGGGATGGAATCGCCCCTTGCGCGCTCGAAGATCACCTGGCCGTTCAGGATGGTAAAATCGACCTGGACTTCCCGGATCTTCTCCGGCGGAAGCGTGAAAATATCCTCGGAGAGGACGGCCAGATCAGCCAGGTAGCCCTCCTTCAGCTGGCCTTTGATCTTTTCATCAAAGGAAGCATAAGCGCTGTTGCGGGTATAGCAGGCGACCGCTTCGGCGAGGGTGATTTTCTGCTCCGGGATCCATCCTTCGGGATTCTTGTCATCGAGGGTCCGGCGCGTTACCGCCGCATAGAGGCCGAGCAGGGGATTGAGCGGCGCGACGGACCAGTCGGTGCCGAAGCAGAGATGCACGCCCTGGTCGAGCAGCGAGCGGAAGGGATAAGCCTCATGGCAGCGCGCTTCACCGATGCGCTTCCAGGCCCAGCGGCCGTCATCGATCGCGTGATAGGGCTGCATTGAGGCGATAACACCGAGCTTGGCGAAGCGGGGGAGGTCCTTGCGGGCGATGTGCTGGGCATGTTCGATGCGGAAGCGGCGGTCCCAGGCGGGATTTTCGCGGACGCAGCGATCAAAGATATCGAGCATGCGGCTGTTGGCGCTGTCGCCGATGGCATGAACGGAGAGCTGCAGACCGGATCGATCTGCATCCAGGGCCCACTGTTCGAGACGGCCATCGAGGAGGATATCCATGGGCAGGCCGTGATGGTAGGTGCCTTCGTAGGGTGCGAAAAAGAGCGCGGTGGTCGAGCCGAGCGAACCGTCGGCGAAGGCCTTGAGGCTGCCGATGCGCAGCTGATCGTTGCCGAAATGGGCGCGGATGCCGGCGTCGGCGAGCAGACGATATTGGCTGATGGGCAGGCGGCAATCGACGCGCAGGGTCAGTTCGCCCGTTTCGAGGAGCGTCTGATAGGTGCGGAGGTCCGCGGCCGAGCTGACATCCTGGATGCTGGTAATCCCGCAGCGGCGCGCCAGGGCCATGGCGGCCCGTGCGCCTTCAAGACGTTCCGCCTCACTCGCGTCCGGGATGACGGCATAGACCGGCGTCATCGCCTCGTCCTTGAGCAGGCCAGTGGGTTCCCCGCTCACCGGATCGCGTACGATCTCCCCTCCAGGAGGATCAGGAGTATTGCGGTCGATCCCCGCCAGCCGGAGGGCGGCGGAATTGGCAAGCGCCATATGGCCGTCCAGGCGGTTGACGAAGACCGGCGTGTTGGCGGTCACGGCATCGATCAGGTCGCGGTACGGCTCGCGCGCACCGGGCCAGCTCTCGTGATCCCAGTCGCCGCCGGTAATCCAGCGGCCGGGATAGCGTTCCGCGCGCTCCTTGATCCTTGCCACGAATTCGGCTTCGCTCCTGGCCGTGCGCAATTCTATTCCCAGGAGCTGCACGCCGCTGCTAAGAAAATGGACATGATTGTCGATGAAACCCGGCAGCAGCACCCGGCCTTTCAAATCGATCACCCGGGTGGTGCGGCCGATCAGGGCCTCGATCGCCTTGCGGCTGCCAAGGGCAAGGATCCGGTCGTTGCGTACGGCCAGGGCCTCCTCCTCGGGCCGCTGTGGATCGGCCGTCCATATCCGGCCGTTATAGAAAACCAGGTCGGCCGGGCCCGAAGGCTGCGCCCGAACCGCCACCGCCAGGATGAAGCCAGCCAGAGAGAGCGCCAAGATAAAGCGGCCACCATGCAGTGCACATTCCTGCAGCATCATGCTTCCACCTCCGTAAATGGCGCCGGCGACAGCAGCCGGCAGGACCAGAACACATAAAAAAAGGGCTGATTCCCGGGAATCGGCCCTTTGGCTCTAAAATGGGGAACGCCGCTGCTTACTCGACGCTGATCGCGCCGGCGGGGCAGTTATCGGCAGCGTCCCGGGCGGCGGCTTCCATATCGGCGGGCACCTCTTCCGAGATCGCCACAGCCACATCGCCCTTCATTTCATAAAGTTCGGGATGATCACCAGAGCAGAGCTCGCAAGCGGTGCAGAGATCAGGATCAACTTTGGTCTTCATTACTTCCTCCATATCATTGGGTTTTGCTGTCATTCACGAAAGGCGTAAATGATCGCCGTAAATATACAAACTCCCACCCAAGGATACAAGCGAATTATTTGTCCACGGCGGGATCCTCGGCTGGTCGTGCAGCCGGGCATCGCCGGGCGAGGTATTGCGATATTTTGCTTGTTTCCTATCGCAAAAGGTGTAATTTAGGTGGGACAGAACGGACCTCAGTGAGAACACCGCTATGATGAACTATGTCTGGTTTGCACTGGTGGCGATTGCCTTTGTCGTGGGAGCCTTCAAGGGGAACATCGAGGCGGTCACCAAGGGCGCGCTCGACTCCGCCAGCACCGCGGTGAACATCGCCCTCGGCCTGATCGGCATCATGACGATGTGGCTGGGCATCATGAAGCTTGCCGAAGAAGCGGGTTTGGTGCAGATCCTCTCCCGGGCCATCCGCCCCGTCAGTAAACGGCTTTTCCCGGATATCCCCTCCGATCATCCCGCCATCGGCGCCATTCTCCTCAACATCTCGGCCAACTGGCTCGGTCTCAGCAACGCCGCGACCCCCATGGGCCTCAAGGCCATGGAGCAGCTCCAGACCCTGAATCCGAAAAAGGAGTCCGCGAGCGACGCGATGATCATGTTTCTCGCCCTTAATACCGGCAGCATCACCCTCATCCCCATGACCGTTATCGCGGTGCGCGCCACCATGGGCTCGGCTAATCCGACCGAGATCATCGGCTCAACCATTTTCGCCTCCATGCTGGCAACCCTCACCGGCATCCTGGCCGCTAAGAGCTTTCTCGCGCTCGACGCCGGCCGGGACCATTTCAGGGCCGCGCTGCGTCGCGCCTGGCGGCCCCTGGGGATTGCCGCAGCGATGGTTGCCGCCATCGCCATGCTCGCCGCCAGCGGCGTTCTCTCCGTTCTCGCTGCCCTGATGCCGCCGGACGCCTTCCGCAGCGGTGTCACGTGGGTTTCTACATGGGCCATACCGCTTCTCCTTTTCATCATTCCGCTCTATGCCTTCATCAAGAAGATCAAGGTTTATGAGGTCTTTATCGACGGCGCCAAGGAGGGATTCCAGGTGGCCGTCCGCATCATCCCCTTTCTGACCGCCATTCTCGTCGCCATCGGCATGTTCCGGGCCTCCGGCGCCATGGAGACCTTTGTATCTCTCCTCTCCCCCCTGACCAACCTGATCGGCATGCCCGCCGAGGTTTTGCCCGCGGCGCTGATGCGCCCGCTCTCAGGCAGCGGTTCCCTCGGGATCATCACCGAACTGCTTAAAAACCACGGCCCGGATTCGCTGATAGGGCGCATGGCCTCGACCATCTATGGCTGCTCGGAGACCACCTTTTACGTCGTCGCCGTCTATTTCGGATCGGTTCAGATCAAGAACATCCGCAGCGCGATCTGGGTGGGGCTGCTCGCCGATCTCGCCGGAATCCTCGGTGCGGTCTTCATCTGCCGCTATCTTTTCGCGTGAAAAAAGCTTTACATTTTTGCTTGCAGGTTGTAACTTCCATTCAGGAGTAGGGGGCGCATCAAGTGGATTTGGAAAACGGGGCTTGAAGGACAACCGTTCCCTATGTACATTGTGATCGCTGCCATCATCGGCTTCATCGCCGCCATCCCCATCGGCCCGATCAACGTCTATGCCATCACCCAGACGATGAAACGCGACTTTACGCATGGATTCCTGGCCGGTCTCACCTCCGCACTTCTTGATGTTATCTTTTGCTTTGCAGCCATCGCCGGCACGCATCATCTGACCTCCCGAATCACCGAATTGCTCCCCTATATCAAGCTACTCGGCGTTATCATCATCCTCTCCATTGCCTTCCGGCTCCTCCATCAGGCCCGGCATTTTATCCCGATCAGGAGCAGCGACCAACCCAAGGTGATGACGGCGCCGCGCCCGATCATCGGCGCCATGCTACTCTATCTGACCAATCCCAGCCTGTATATGTTCTGGCTCGCTGTCGGCGGTACCATCAGCGCCCACCGCCTGGTCTCGCCGCGCGAGTGGAGCGGTCTCGTATTTGCCCTGATGGCAGGGGTTGGCACAACCCTCTGGTACCTGCTCCTCTGCCGCTATGTCGCCAAATACCACCACCAGTTTTCGCAATCTACCTTCGCAAGAATCTTGCGTTTCACCGCCCTCATCCTCATCCTCCTTGCGCTCTATACCGCAGTCACCCTGGTGATTTAGCGGCCAAGGGCGAAAAGAAGCGATTCTTTTCAAGAATCGTTTGACACCTTTGTTTGCAAAGCGTATATTGAGAGAGAGGTCCTGCTCCCATTCCGCGCGGTGGTTCAGATTTGCTCTGAAAGGAGGCCTATTCATGGCAGCTATCAAATATTCCATGGGCTGGC encodes:
- a CDS encoding ABC transporter ATP-binding protein; its protein translation is MSQHEEEIIGKAYDSRLMRRLLTYLHPYRWQVVLAVVVLIFGSLAELLLPWLTRVAIDRYISTRQFRGLIGLAAVYFAVLLMQMTFIFFQTFLTQKIGQKVMYDMRNQIFSHLQRLPLSFFDKNPVGRLVTRATNDVETLNSMLSSGVVTLFGDLFVLFGIIIVMLVFNWQLALLCFTVLPLIFAASAWFRINVRESFRKVRLRIARINSYLQENIMGMSIVQIFNREKKNYRRFDELNHDYLEAYLETIYYYSVFYPLVEIISSLALAIILWYGGIRVISGTLTIGVVVAFVQYSQRFFQPIRDLSEKYNLMQSAMASSERIFKLLDEPEQTLIPDHPAKMPPPCGEIEFRGVSFSYNLDEPVLKQISFRIGCGQKVAIVGATGAGKTTLINLIDRLYEPSSGQILLNGIDTGLYPLAELRRRVRMVLQDVFIFSGTVEYNIRLGDQSIPMDRVVQAAKDVHAHDFIEKLPNGYQTELSERGSNLSVGQKQLLSFARALVFDPEVLIMDEATSSVDTETELLLREATTRLMAGRTSVIIAHRLSTIQNVDWILVLHKGELREMGTHAELLARKGIYHRLYQLQYQN
- a CDS encoding alpha-amylase family glycosyl hydrolase: MPSYSPERGSTIGSTNCNIRIRHALAAALLLLAAPAGAGELGPVWYPRVTLARSPHPRRAIDWSQENLYLILVDRFYNGCPANDFGRNPASFCRFDSARNNFSALKYYQGGDLQGVIDKLDYLQDLGVTTLWLSPLFDNSDSAFVGWWPYHGYHPIDFFKVDEHFGDIATLRRLITLAHRRGMKVLLDMIFNHVAPDHPWVARKELWEGEGYRYWFHPHSGTDASTSIVNWQDQQQLETCELNGLPDLAQENPHVYDFLLDMAKFWIVESGCDGFRLDAVKHIPKSFWERICRDLHAFAGPDFLLLGEVFAGETPYVAGYQELGFNALFDIPLYYTLNRVFAQGGSFTLLSRQTALNRQWYHDLLLSQVLDNHDVARFSYWADGHAREKMSAALTYTLVQHGLPMLYYGNEVALEGAAATNEQTGAGQDYLNRLPMPWPRVTGSDRALVRHTRRLLHLRARLAALRSDSLVEIYQDYGVYAFVKYEPKEAILVVLSNSSAPEERRLPLPPGLFSAQTRFEDQLSPLRIKPDADGLSLRLKPWASHLFRIKGYWNRRLLRTLDWACQFTPRISSDMAWVTFRYLGDARSVSLAGDFNGWSASVDSLARSSEGGWQLRLPLKKGRYRYKLVIDNSRWIADPSAPETELDPYGGKNSIVIVP
- a CDS encoding amidohydrolase, which gives rise to MMLQECALHGGRFILALSLAGFILAVAVRAQPSGPADLVFYNGRIWTADPQRPEEEALAVRNDRILALGSRKAIEALIGRTTRVIDLKGRVLLPGFIDNHVHFLSSGVQLLGIELRTARSEAEFVARIKERAERYPGRWITGGDWDHESWPGAREPYRDLIDAVTANTPVFVNRLDGHMALANSAALRLAGIDRNTPDPPGGEIVRDPVSGEPTGLLKDEAMTPVYAVIPDASEAERLEGARAAMALARRCGITSIQDVSSAADLRTYQTLLETGELTLRVDCRLPISQYRLLADAGIRAHFGNDQLRIGSLKAFADGSLGSTTALFFAPYEGTYHHGLPMDILLDGRLEQWALDADRSGLQLSVHAIGDSANSRMLDIFDRCVRENPAWDRRFRIEHAQHIARKDLPRFAKLGVIASMQPYHAIDDGRWAWKRIGEARCHEAYPFRSLLDQGVHLCFGTDWSVAPLNPLLGLYAAVTRRTLDDKNPEGWIPEQKITLAEAVACYTRNSAYASFDEKIKGQLKEGYLADLAVLSEDIFTLPPEKIREVQVDFTILNGQVIFERARGDSIPTR
- a CDS encoding ferredoxin, producing MKTKVDPDLCTACELCSGDHPELYEMKGDVAVAISEEVPADMEAAARDAADNCPAGAISVE
- a CDS encoding nucleoside recognition domain-containing protein codes for the protein MMNYVWFALVAIAFVVGAFKGNIEAVTKGALDSASTAVNIALGLIGIMTMWLGIMKLAEEAGLVQILSRAIRPVSKRLFPDIPSDHPAIGAILLNISANWLGLSNAATPMGLKAMEQLQTLNPKKESASDAMIMFLALNTGSITLIPMTVIAVRATMGSANPTEIIGSTIFASMLATLTGILAAKSFLALDAGRDHFRAALRRAWRPLGIAAAMVAAIAMLAASGVLSVLAALMPPDAFRSGVTWVSTWAIPLLLFIIPLYAFIKKIKVYEVFIDGAKEGFQVAVRIIPFLTAILVAIGMFRASGAMETFVSLLSPLTNLIGMPAEVLPAALMRPLSGSGSLGIITELLKNHGPDSLIGRMASTIYGCSETTFYVVAVYFGSVQIKNIRSAIWVGLLADLAGILGAVFICRYLFA
- a CDS encoding LysE family transporter; protein product: MYIVIAAIIGFIAAIPIGPINVYAITQTMKRDFTHGFLAGLTSALLDVIFCFAAIAGTHHLTSRITELLPYIKLLGVIIILSIAFRLLHQARHFIPIRSSDQPKVMTAPRPIIGAMLLYLTNPSLYMFWLAVGGTISAHRLVSPREWSGLVFALMAGVGTTLWYLLLCRYVAKYHHQFSQSTFARILRFTALILILLALYTAVTLVI